A DNA window from Chryseobacterium sp. MEBOG06 contains the following coding sequences:
- the htpG gene encoding molecular chaperone HtpG, whose product MTKGNINVSVENIFPLIKKFLYSDHEIFLRELISNATDATLKLKHLTSIGEAKVEYGNPKLEVKIDKDQKTLRIIDQGIGMTSEEVEKYINQVAFSGAEEFLEKYKDSAKDSGIIGHFGLGFYSAFMVAEKVEILTKSYKDEPAVRWICDGSPEFTLEETTDKTDRGTEIILHIAEDSVEFLEEAKIRELLLKYNKFMPVPIKFGTKTHTLPLPENAPEDAVAETEEVDNIINNPVPAWTIAPSELTNEDYMKFYHELYPMQFEEPLFNIHLNVDYPFNLTGVLFFPKLSNNLNIDKDKIQLYQNQVFVTDEVKGIVPDFLMLLRGVIDSPDIPLNVSRSYLQADGAVKKISSYITKKVADKMASLINENREDYETKWNDIKIVIEYGIITEEKFAEKADKFTLYPTTDGKYFLWNELIEKIQPAHTDKDGNTVILYATNADEQHSYIQAANDKGYEVLLLDSPVVSHVIQKLETSKEKISFARVDADHINNLIKKDEPVISKLNETEKESLKKNVEEAIQDSKFTVQLEDLDSTDAPFTITQPEFMRRMKEMQATGGGGMFGMGGFPEMYNLVVNSNSELSNQILKTENTEEKESLIKYALDLAKLSQNLLKGKDLTDFVQRSYKQLEK is encoded by the coding sequence ATGACGAAAGGAAATATTAATGTATCTGTGGAAAACATTTTCCCGCTTATTAAAAAATTTCTTTACAGTGACCACGAAATATTCTTAAGAGAATTAATTTCTAACGCTACTGATGCTACTTTGAAATTGAAACACCTTACTAGCATTGGAGAAGCAAAAGTAGAATATGGCAATCCGAAACTTGAAGTTAAAATTGATAAAGACCAGAAAACACTACGCATCATCGATCAGGGAATCGGTATGACAAGTGAAGAGGTTGAGAAATACATCAATCAGGTTGCATTTTCAGGAGCTGAAGAATTTTTGGAGAAATATAAAGATTCTGCAAAAGACTCAGGAATTATCGGACATTTCGGTCTTGGATTCTACTCTGCATTCATGGTTGCTGAAAAAGTAGAGATCCTTACCAAGTCTTATAAAGATGAACCGGCTGTACGTTGGATCTGTGATGGAAGTCCGGAATTTACTCTTGAAGAAACTACTGACAAAACTGACAGGGGAACAGAAATTATTCTTCATATTGCAGAAGATTCTGTAGAATTTTTAGAAGAAGCCAAAATACGTGAGTTATTATTAAAATACAATAAATTCATGCCTGTTCCGATCAAGTTCGGAACTAAAACACATACCCTTCCATTACCGGAAAACGCTCCGGAAGATGCTGTTGCTGAAACTGAAGAAGTAGACAATATTATCAACAACCCCGTGCCGGCATGGACGATCGCTCCAAGTGAACTAACGAACGAGGATTACATGAAGTTCTACCACGAGCTGTATCCTATGCAGTTTGAGGAACCTCTATTCAATATACATCTGAATGTTGATTATCCTTTCAACCTTACCGGAGTTCTATTCTTCCCAAAACTGAGCAACAACTTAAATATAGATAAGGATAAAATTCAGCTGTATCAGAATCAGGTATTCGTAACGGATGAAGTAAAAGGAATCGTTCCGGATTTCCTAATGCTTCTGAGAGGAGTAATTGATTCTCCGGATATCCCATTGAATGTTTCCCGTTCTTATCTCCAGGCAGATGGTGCTGTAAAAAAGATTTCTTCTTACATCACTAAAAAAGTAGCCGACAAAATGGCTTCTCTAATCAACGAAAACCGTGAAGATTATGAGACAAAATGGAATGATATCAAAATCGTAATTGAATACGGAATTATTACAGAAGAGAAGTTTGCTGAAAAAGCAGATAAATTCACATTATACCCTACAACAGACGGAAAATACTTCCTGTGGAATGAACTGATTGAAAAAATCCAGCCTGCCCACACAGATAAAGACGGTAATACGGTAATTCTTTATGCAACCAATGCAGATGAGCAGCACAGCTATATTCAGGCAGCAAATGATAAAGGTTACGAGGTCCTGTTATTAGATTCTCCTGTTGTATCTCACGTGATTCAAAAACTGGAAACATCAAAAGAGAAGATTTCCTTTGCCAGAGTTGATGCTGACCACATAAACAACCTTATCAAAAAAGATGAACCTGTCATTTCAAAATTGAATGAAACTGAAAAGGAATCTTTAAAAAAGAATGTGGAAGAAGCCATTCAGGATTCTAAGTTTACTGTACAACTGGAAGATCTTGACAGCACTGATGCTCCGTTTACCATTACCCAGCCGGAATTCATGAGAAGAATGAAAGAAATGCAGGCTACCGGCGGTGGCGGTATGTTCGGAATGGGCGGTTTTCCGGAAATGTACAATCTTGTTGTGAACTCCAACAGTGAACTTTCTAATCAGATTTTAAAGACTGAAAATACTGAGGAAAAAGAAAGTCTGATCAAATATGCATTAGACCTTGCAAAACTTTCGCAAAACTTACTGAAAGGAAAAGACCTGACAGATTTTGTACAGAGAAGCTATAAGCAACTCGAAAAATAA
- a CDS encoding helix-turn-helix transcriptional regulator gives MQKEKLRLLRKQKGYTQQQVADFIATDVSNYSRKENGDVKIISDEWEKLARFLNVPVEEIYEDEEAKLVVNNDHPVFNDNSGTSAGSINTQSNYSNIPESIIENLQGYIALLREENERLKEELKASQRIRK, from the coding sequence ATGCAAAAAGAAAAATTACGTCTTCTCAGAAAACAAAAAGGCTACACGCAACAGCAAGTGGCTGATTTTATAGCAACAGATGTATCCAACTACAGCAGAAAGGAAAATGGTGATGTAAAAATCATCTCTGATGAATGGGAAAAACTTGCCCGTTTTTTAAATGTGCCTGTAGAGGAAATTTATGAAGATGAAGAAGCTAAATTAGTTGTGAATAATGATCATCCTGTATTTAATGACAATTCAGGGACTTCAGCTGGTTCAATTAATACTCAAAGTAATTACAGTAATATTCCGGAATCTATTATTGAAAACCTACAAGGGTATATTGCTTTATTAAGAGAAGAAAATGAAAGGCTTAAAGAGGAATTAAAGGCCTCCCAAAGAATCAGAAAATAA
- a CDS encoding alpha/beta hydrolase: protein MKPNSILTLVFLFLAVFSKAQMDDKFYQPHKTMKPFEMKISDSVKFPVEDNIITAFIAKPKQKEIKKTIFFFHGAAGNVTTYQFMTKPLVDAGYQVVMIDFRGYGRSTGRPTHKNVAEDGQKFFDELMKRPDIKNTKVYFYGASLGTQIAAHLAKDNASKISGLILDCPMASFTDIAAHFSPQYRDMILQTLISPYSAKEDVKALGQLPILVIHAKDDQTIPYEQGKLVFDNTSSAAKIFIESKGDHIEGIINNKEEILKAIEHL from the coding sequence ATGAAACCAAACTCAATTCTTACCCTTGTATTTCTTTTTCTTGCCGTATTTTCAAAAGCACAGATGGATGATAAATTCTATCAGCCTCATAAGACAATGAAGCCTTTTGAAATGAAGATTTCAGATTCGGTTAAATTCCCCGTAGAAGATAATATCATTACTGCCTTCATCGCAAAGCCGAAACAAAAAGAAATTAAAAAGACTATTTTCTTTTTTCATGGCGCTGCGGGAAATGTAACTACCTACCAGTTTATGACAAAACCTTTAGTGGACGCAGGATATCAGGTTGTAATGATCGATTTCAGGGGATACGGAAGATCAACAGGAAGACCAACTCATAAAAATGTAGCAGAAGACGGGCAGAAATTTTTTGATGAGCTGATGAAGAGACCGGATATAAAAAATACGAAGGTTTATTTCTATGGAGCATCATTGGGGACTCAGATTGCAGCACACCTTGCTAAAGATAATGCTTCTAAAATTTCCGGATTGATTTTAGATTGCCCAATGGCTTCTTTTACTGATATTGCCGCACATTTTTCGCCACAGTATAGAGATATGATCTTGCAGACTTTAATTTCTCCCTATTCAGCTAAAGAAGATGTAAAGGCTTTAGGACAGCTTCCTATACTCGTTATTCATGCTAAAGATGATCAAACCATTCCTTATGAACAAGGGAAACTTGTTTTCGATAATACATCATCGGCGGCTAAAATTTTCATTGAGTCTAAAGGAGATCATATTGAAGGGATAATAAACAATAAAGAGGAGATTTTGAAAGCAATTGAACATCTGTAA
- a CDS encoding MGMT family protein → MDEIFKKQVYEVAKLIPKGRVSTYGAIAKAVGYPNHSRHVGKAMGGCPKDVPAHRVISSSGILSVPEFQPKLEAEGIVIENFRIKNFKKLFWDPLNEI, encoded by the coding sequence ATGGATGAAATTTTCAAAAAGCAGGTATATGAAGTCGCAAAGCTTATTCCTAAAGGAAGGGTTTCAACCTATGGAGCAATAGCAAAAGCTGTAGGATACCCTAATCATTCGCGCCATGTAGGAAAAGCGATGGGAGGTTGCCCAAAAGATGTTCCGGCGCACCGCGTGATTTCCAGTTCAGGAATTTTGTCCGTTCCGGAATTTCAGCCAAAGCTGGAAGCAGAGGGAATTGTGATTGAAAATTTTAGAATAAAAAATTTTAAAAAATTGTTTTGGGACCCATTGAATGAAATTTAG
- a CDS encoding deoxyhypusine synthase family protein — translation MNKPISEFIEKYFLHFNAAALVDASKGYVAHLKDGGKMMITLAGAMSTAELGKILAEMIRQGKVDFISCTGANLEEDLMNLVAHSHYERVPDYRDLTPQQEWDLLERGLNRVTDTCIPEEEAFRRLQKHIVEIWKDAEAKGERYFPHEFMYKMILSGVLEQYYEIPRENSWMIAAAEANLPIVVPGWEDSTMGNIFASYCIKGELTATTMKSGIEYMTYLADWYTKNSAGKGVGFFQIGGGIAGDFPICVVPMLYQDMEMHDIPFWSYFCQISDSTTSYGSYSGAVPNEKITWGKLDITTPKFIVESDATICAPLMFSYILENS, via the coding sequence ATGAACAAACCAATTTCTGAATTTATAGAAAAATATTTTCTGCATTTCAATGCGGCAGCGTTGGTAGATGCATCTAAAGGATATGTGGCGCATCTTAAAGATGGTGGAAAAATGATGATTACTTTAGCAGGAGCAATGTCTACTGCTGAATTAGGAAAAATCCTTGCAGAAATGATCCGTCAGGGAAAAGTGGACTTCATCTCTTGTACAGGAGCAAACCTTGAAGAGGATCTTATGAACCTTGTGGCTCACTCTCACTACGAAAGAGTTCCTGATTATAGAGACCTTACCCCTCAGCAGGAATGGGACCTATTAGAAAGAGGACTAAACAGAGTTACAGATACTTGTATTCCTGAAGAAGAAGCATTCAGAAGATTGCAGAAGCATATCGTTGAAATCTGGAAAGATGCAGAAGCTAAAGGAGAAAGATATTTCCCTCACGAATTTATGTACAAAATGATTCTTTCAGGGGTGCTGGAGCAGTATTACGAAATTCCTAGAGAAAACTCATGGATGATTGCTGCTGCAGAAGCAAACTTGCCAATCGTAGTTCCGGGATGGGAAGATTCTACAATGGGTAATATTTTCGCTTCTTACTGTATCAAAGGAGAGCTTACTGCTACGACAATGAAGTCAGGTATTGAATATATGACTTACCTTGCAGATTGGTATACTAAGAACTCAGCAGGTAAAGGAGTTGGTTTCTTCCAAATCGGAGGAGGTATTGCGGGAGATTTCCCAATCTGTGTAGTACCAATGCTATATCAGGATATGGAAATGCATGACATTCCTTTCTGGTCTTATTTCTGCCAGATTTCTGACTCTACTACATCTTATGGTTCATACTCAGGAGCAGTTCCAAATGAGAAAATCACTTGGGGTAAACTGGATATCACAACACCGAAATTTATCGTTGAAAGTGATGCAACGATCTGTGCACCATTAATGTTCTCTTATATTTTAGAGAATTCTTAA
- a CDS encoding GreA/GreB family elongation factor: MSNHIIVTTGIYDAIKDTLRRKKVSIEEEKRLTEELRKAKQVLRRDLPADIVTVERKVTLRDHTLDFEHEYIFVPSTKAKLKKNKHSILSDIALAVVGYKVGDIIDWPFKDGERKIEIVKVEAWEG; the protein is encoded by the coding sequence ATGTCCAATCATATTATAGTAACCACCGGAATTTATGATGCTATAAAAGATACACTCAGAAGAAAAAAAGTGAGCATCGAGGAAGAGAAAAGACTGACCGAAGAGCTTAGAAAAGCTAAGCAGGTTCTGAGAAGGGATCTGCCTGCTGACATTGTGACGGTAGAAAGAAAAGTGACTTTAAGAGATCATACATTAGACTTTGAGCATGAATATATTTTTGTACCTTCAACCAAAGCAAAACTTAAAAAAAATAAACATTCTATTCTTTCAGATATTGCTCTTGCAGTAGTTGGCTATAAAGTAGGAGATATTATTGACTGGCCTTTTAAAGATGGAGAAAGAAAAATTGAAATTGTAAAAGTGGAAGCCTGGGAAGGATAA
- a CDS encoding prolyl oligopeptidase family serine peptidase has protein sequence MKLKCTVFILLIMTCCVYGQKKPLDHSVYDSWQNIGTRKISNDGKWVAYSVDPQEGNSNLLLYSVKNKTSKKFARGTKVAFTDDSRFAVFQIRPLYKDIKAVKDKKLKKNKLTKDSLAIVDFLSGQTEKIPNVKSFKTPEKTASYIAYILENVNDKSSDDASDKDDGEENKDDDKNVKPLQLVVRNLLNGRSTTYDNVIRYEFSKNGKQLAFVTKKPEEKISKDKKGDKDAVDEKPADKKDNDKSKPKKYAFQTIQVVDLQKGSVNKISEMEGDFSQLSFDEDGNQLAFVGTSSAQNDLVKLYQLYYFNFKGNKKEIVSNDHAQMKKDWVVSENRLPLFSKNGKQLYFGVAPKPIAKDTAMIANDHAVVDIWNYKDDYLQTVQLKELKNDLKKSYAAVMQTEKPDFFRNIDGEDLDTLRLVNQGNAAFTIGITSLNNRIPSQWEGATKKTYFLIDNKTGERTEVIKDLDGSIAVSPLGNFVVIFDIEKGQWSSYNVKTKQIHPLNIGLPVSFVDEEFDMPDFPNAYGIASWTDNDESVIIRDRFDLWEFFLNGSKKPRNITNGFGRKNKITFDTYDLDKDIKSLNRKSPIYLSAFDNISKANGIFKTSIQSNSDPVKIQMENVWGYRSLQKAKNTEEYILVKESYTDSPNIFATSDFLEQQKLSNTNQQQSLYNWGTDELVNWTTPKGNTSTGILYKPENFDPNKKYPMIVYFYEKLSDNLNRYVEPAPTPSRLNISYFVSNGYLVFTPDISYVDGLPGESAMDYINSGVEKLKQNAWVDGSKIGIQGQSWGGYQVAYLIAHTNMYAAAWSGAPVVNMTSAYGGIRWSSGMNRQFQYEKSQSRLGKTLWEAPELYIKNSPLFAIDKVKTPVVIMSNDKDGAVPWYQGIEMFTALRRLGKPVWLLNYNGDDHNLIKRQNRKDIQIREQQFFDYYLKGAKAPVWMTKGIPAIQKGKDWGFELTDDKPN, from the coding sequence ATGAAGTTGAAATGTACAGTTTTTATTCTGCTCATAATGACCTGTTGTGTGTATGGACAGAAAAAGCCTTTAGACCATTCTGTCTATGACAGCTGGCAGAATATAGGCACGAGAAAAATCTCAAATGACGGAAAATGGGTAGCCTATTCTGTAGATCCTCAGGAAGGAAATTCTAACCTTCTTTTGTATTCAGTTAAAAATAAAACGTCAAAGAAGTTTGCCAGAGGAACAAAAGTAGCTTTTACGGATGATTCGAGATTTGCTGTTTTTCAAATCCGTCCATTGTATAAGGATATAAAAGCAGTAAAAGATAAAAAGCTTAAAAAAAATAAATTAACAAAAGACAGCCTTGCAATAGTAGATTTTCTGAGTGGTCAGACGGAAAAAATTCCTAATGTAAAATCATTTAAAACTCCTGAGAAGACAGCTTCTTATATTGCTTATATTCTTGAAAATGTAAATGATAAATCTTCGGATGATGCTTCTGATAAAGATGATGGAGAAGAGAATAAAGATGATGATAAAAATGTAAAGCCACTGCAGTTGGTAGTACGTAATCTTTTGAATGGTAGGAGTACTACATATGATAATGTAATCCGCTATGAATTCAGTAAAAACGGAAAGCAGCTTGCTTTTGTGACCAAAAAACCTGAAGAGAAAATCAGCAAGGATAAAAAGGGTGACAAAGATGCAGTAGATGAAAAACCTGCTGATAAAAAAGATAATGACAAATCAAAGCCAAAGAAATATGCATTTCAAACCATACAGGTAGTAGATCTGCAGAAAGGATCTGTAAATAAGATCTCGGAAATGGAAGGCGATTTTTCTCAGCTGTCTTTTGATGAAGATGGAAACCAATTGGCATTTGTAGGAACTTCTTCTGCACAGAATGATCTGGTGAAACTGTATCAGTTGTATTACTTTAATTTTAAAGGAAATAAAAAAGAAATTGTAAGCAATGACCATGCACAGATGAAAAAGGATTGGGTAGTTTCCGAAAACCGTTTACCCTTATTCAGCAAGAATGGAAAGCAGCTGTATTTTGGTGTTGCTCCAAAACCTATAGCGAAAGATACCGCAATGATTGCAAATGACCATGCTGTTGTAGATATCTGGAATTATAAAGATGATTATCTCCAAACGGTACAGCTAAAGGAATTGAAAAATGATCTGAAAAAATCGTATGCTGCAGTAATGCAGACAGAAAAACCGGATTTCTTTAGAAATATTGACGGAGAGGATTTGGATACTTTACGATTGGTAAACCAGGGCAATGCTGCCTTTACCATAGGTATTACAAGTTTGAATAACCGTATTCCTTCACAATGGGAAGGGGCAACAAAGAAAACGTATTTCCTGATCGATAATAAAACAGGAGAAAGAACGGAAGTCATTAAAGATTTAGACGGATCAATTGCTGTATCTCCACTTGGGAATTTTGTTGTGATTTTTGACATTGAGAAAGGGCAATGGTCCAGTTATAATGTTAAAACAAAACAAATTCATCCTCTCAATATCGGATTGCCGGTTTCTTTCGTTGACGAAGAGTTTGATATGCCGGATTTTCCAAATGCTTATGGTATCGCATCGTGGACAGATAATGATGAGTCTGTGATTATCCGGGACCGTTTCGACCTTTGGGAGTTTTTCCTGAACGGGTCGAAAAAACCGAGAAATATTACCAATGGATTTGGACGTAAGAATAAAATAACATTTGATACCTACGACTTAGATAAAGATATTAAAAGTTTAAACCGAAAATCACCTATCTACTTGTCAGCATTTGATAATATATCCAAGGCGAACGGAATTTTTAAAACATCTATTCAGTCGAATTCTGACCCAGTGAAAATCCAGATGGAAAATGTCTGGGGATATAGAAGTCTTCAGAAAGCGAAAAATACGGAAGAATATATCTTAGTAAAAGAGTCCTATACTGATTCTCCAAACATTTTTGCTACATCTGATTTCTTGGAACAGCAAAAACTGAGCAATACAAACCAGCAACAAAGCCTTTATAATTGGGGTACTGATGAACTTGTGAACTGGACAACGCCAAAAGGAAATACCTCTACAGGTATTTTATACAAACCGGAAAACTTCGATCCGAACAAAAAGTATCCTATGATTGTCTATTTCTATGAAAAGCTTTCGGATAACCTGAACCGATATGTAGAACCGGCTCCAACACCTTCAAGATTAAATATTTCTTATTTTGTGAGCAACGGATATCTGGTTTTTACCCCTGATATTTCTTATGTAGATGGTCTTCCCGGGGAATCTGCGATGGATTATATTAATTCCGGAGTTGAAAAGCTGAAGCAGAATGCATGGGTAGATGGCTCGAAAATCGGAATTCAGGGACAGAGCTGGGGTGGTTATCAGGTAGCTTATCTTATTGCTCATACCAATATGTATGCAGCCGCCTGGAGTGGTGCTCCTGTTGTGAATATGACTTCCGCGTATGGAGGAATCCGATGGAGTTCAGGAATGAACAGACAGTTTCAGTATGAAAAATCACAAAGCAGATTGGGGAAAACTTTATGGGAAGCCCCTGAGCTTTATATTAAGAACTCACCGCTTTTTGCCATTGACAAAGTAAAAACTCCGGTAGTGATTATGAGTAATGATAAAGATGGAGCAGTGCCATGGTATCAGGGGATAGAAATGTTTACAGCATTGCGCCGCCTCGGAAAACCTGTATGGCTTCTGAATTATAATGGCGATGATCACAATCTTATAAAGCGCCAGAATAGGAAAGATATCCAAATTCGTGAACAGCAGTTTTTTGATTATTATCTCAAAGGAGCTAAAGCTCCGGTCTGGATGACAAAAGGTATTCCAGCGATCCAAAAAGGAAAAGATTGGGGATTTGAGCTAACAGACGACAAACCTAATTAA